Proteins co-encoded in one Dryobates pubescens isolate bDryPub1 chromosome 4, bDryPub1.pri, whole genome shotgun sequence genomic window:
- the ATPAF2 gene encoding ATP synthase mitochondrial F1 complex assembly factor 2 isoform X1, with the protein MGPLPARLSPPTTSCCSRERPGGTRRGPGLRPTGREEAVLPEREHLSRRSACSSSIPQDFYSDSPGGYEINLDHRKLKTPQAKLFTVPTEALAIAVATEWDSQKDTIKFYTMHLTTLCNTALDNPTQRSKAQLIRAAVKFLDTDTVCYRVEEPPALAELQKNEWDPIVAWAEKRYNVTIGSSTSILGPNIPASTKETFISHLASYNMWALQGIEYVITQLKSLILSMGLIDRHITVEKAVLLSRLEEEYQIQRWGNVEWAHDYDLCELRARAAAGTLFVHLCSESSSVKHKVLQD; encoded by the exons ATGGGCCCGCTTCCCGCCCGCCTATCTCCCCCGACCACCTCCTGTTGCAGCCGGGAACGGCCCGGTGGGACCAGGCGGGGCCCGGGCCTACGCCCCACCGGCAG AGAGGAAGCGGTTCTACCAGAACGTGAGCATCTCTCAAGGAGAAG TGCCTGCTCCTCTTCGATTCCCCAGGATTTCTACTCTGATTCCCCAGGAGGCTATGAAATAAACCTGGACCACCGAAAGCTGAAAACTCCCCAGGCCAAGCTCTTCACTGTCCCCACTGAGGCCCTGGCCATTGCAGTGGCAACAGAGTGggactcccagaaggacaccaTCAAGTTCTACACTATGCACCTG ACCACGCTGTGCAACACGGCGCTGGACAACCCCACGCAGCGCAGCAAAGCGCAGCTGATCCGAGCGGCCGTCAAGTTCCTGGACACTGACACCGTCTG CTACCGTGTGGAGGAGccacctgccttggcagagctaCAGAAGAATGAATGGGATCCCATTGTGGCCTGGGCTGAGAAGAG GTACAATGTGACCATTGGCTCCTCGACCAGCATCCTGGGACCAAACATCCCTGCCAGCACCAAGGAGACCTTCATCAGTCATCTGGCTTCATACAACATGTGGGCCCTGCAAG GTATAGAATATGTAATCACCCAGCTGAAATCCCTGATTCTGTCCATGGGGCTGATTGACAGGCACATTACAGTGgagaaagctgtgctgctgtctcgCCTGGAGGAAGAATACCAG atTCAGCGGTGGGGCAACGTGGAGTGGGCCCACGACTACGACCTGTGCGAGCTGCGTGCCCGCGCCGCGGCCGGCACCCTCTTTGTCCACCTCTGTTCGGAGAGCTCGAGTGTCAAACACAAGGTGCTGCAGGACTGA
- the GID4 gene encoding LOW QUALITY PROTEIN: glucose-induced degradation protein 4 homolog (The sequence of the model RefSeq protein was modified relative to this genomic sequence to represent the inferred CDS: inserted 2 bases in 1 codon; deleted 1 base in 1 codon): protein MGARGGAAGRPEPGGGGGGGGPGVWGAERAAASAXRSAPATLAPGDPPEMPVRSERCCAGGAVAAGSASSPPSGAAASSLVPPPPINTAQPGVATSLLYSGAKFRGQQRSKGNAYEVEVVMQHVDMENSYLCGYLKIKGLTEEYPTLTTFFEGEIISKKHPFLTRKWDADEDVDRKHWGKFQAFYQYAKTFNSDDFDYEDLKNGDYVFMRWKEQFLVPDHTIKDISGASFAGFYYICFQKSAASIEGYYYHRSSEWYQSLNLTHVPEHSAPIYEFR, encoded by the exons ATGGGAGCGCGCGGAGGCGCTGCCGGGAGG CCTGAGCCaggcggcggtggcggcggcggcggcccgggCGTGTGGGGAGCGGAGCGGGCGGCGGCTTCGGC GCGCTCGGCCCCGGCCACGCTGGCTCCCGGGGATCCTCCCGAGATGCCGGTGCGGAGCGAACGGTGCTGCGCTGGCGGGGCGGTGGCGGCGGGTTCGGCCTCTTCACCGCCCTCCGGGGCGGCCGCCAGCAGCCTGGTGCCGCCGCCTCCCATCAACACGGCGCAGCCCGGTGTGGCTACCTCGCTCCTCTACAGCGGCGCCAAGTTCCGCGGGCAGCAGCGCAGCAAGGGCAATGCCTACGAGGTGGAGGTCGTCATGCAG CATGTGGACATGGAAAACTCCTATCTCTGTGGATACTTGAAGATTAAAGGCCTTACAGAG GAGTACCCAACCCTCACCACTTTCTTTGAAGGTGAAATAATCAGTAAGAAACATCCTTTCCTAACCCGCAAGTGGGATGCTGACGAGGATGTGGATCGTAAGCACTGG gGGAAGTTTCAGGCTTTTTACCAGTATGCAAAAACATTTAACTCTGATGACTTTGATTATGAGGATCTGAAAAATGGGGACTATGTGTTCATGAGATGGAAG gAACAGTTCCTAGTCCCAGATCACACTATCAAAGACATCAGTGGTGCTTCCTTTGCTGGTTTCTATTACATCTGCTTCCAGAAGTCAGCAGCATCTATAGAGGGCTATTACTACCATAGGAGTTCAGAATG gTATCAGTCATTGAATTTAACTCACGTTCCTGAGCACAGTGCTCCTATCTACGAGTTCCGATGA
- the ATPAF2 gene encoding ATP synthase mitochondrial F1 complex assembly factor 2 isoform X2 yields the protein MWRGCRSLLWARFPPAYLPRPPPVAAGNGPVGPGGARAYAPPAERKRFYQNVSISQGEGGYEINLDHRKLKTPQAKLFTVPTEALAIAVATEWDSQKDTIKFYTMHLTTLCNTALDNPTQRSKAQLIRAAVKFLDTDTVCYRVEEPPALAELQKNEWDPIVAWAEKRYNVTIGSSTSILGPNIPASTKETFISHLASYNMWALQGIEYVITQLKSLILSMGLIDRHITVEKAVLLSRLEEEYQIQRWGNVEWAHDYDLCELRARAAAGTLFVHLCSESSSVKHKVLQD from the exons ATGTGGCGTGGCTGTCGTTCGCTGCTATGGGCCCGCTTCCCGCCCGCCTATCTCCCCCGACCACCTCCTGTTGCAGCCGGGAACGGCCCGGTGGGACCAGGCGGGGCCCGGGCCTACGCCCCACCGGCAG AGAGGAAGCGGTTCTACCAGAACGTGAGCATCTCTCAAGGAGAAG GAGGCTATGAAATAAACCTGGACCACCGAAAGCTGAAAACTCCCCAGGCCAAGCTCTTCACTGTCCCCACTGAGGCCCTGGCCATTGCAGTGGCAACAGAGTGggactcccagaaggacaccaTCAAGTTCTACACTATGCACCTG ACCACGCTGTGCAACACGGCGCTGGACAACCCCACGCAGCGCAGCAAAGCGCAGCTGATCCGAGCGGCCGTCAAGTTCCTGGACACTGACACCGTCTG CTACCGTGTGGAGGAGccacctgccttggcagagctaCAGAAGAATGAATGGGATCCCATTGTGGCCTGGGCTGAGAAGAG GTACAATGTGACCATTGGCTCCTCGACCAGCATCCTGGGACCAAACATCCCTGCCAGCACCAAGGAGACCTTCATCAGTCATCTGGCTTCATACAACATGTGGGCCCTGCAAG GTATAGAATATGTAATCACCCAGCTGAAATCCCTGATTCTGTCCATGGGGCTGATTGACAGGCACATTACAGTGgagaaagctgtgctgctgtctcgCCTGGAGGAAGAATACCAG atTCAGCGGTGGGGCAACGTGGAGTGGGCCCACGACTACGACCTGTGCGAGCTGCGTGCCCGCGCCGCGGCCGGCACCCTCTTTGTCCACCTCTGTTCGGAGAGCTCGAGTGTCAAACACAAGGTGCTGCAGGACTGA